The Glycine soja cultivar W05 chromosome 4, ASM419377v2, whole genome shotgun sequence genomic sequence TAGTTTTGTTCTTTTGAGCAAATAGAATGTTTGGCCTTGTTGTAGTGAGATACATTAGACATCCAATCAAGCTCCCACAATATCTTTCATCAATGTTATCAACACCTTCTTCCTTGTTGAACTTCACCTTTTGATTCATTGGTGTGCTAACAGATTTGCATTCCTCCATTTGAAACttattcaaattttcttttgcatatttcctttttttcatgtttagcatTCTTTCAAGATGGCAATGATCAAGTCTCTTGTGCCAGAGTTCCGTGGGTGTGACTTGAGTGAAATAGGTTGTATGTTCCTCCTCTGCTGGATCAAATGAAAAActtttacctttcattttaaccCTTAGAACTTCCGGCCAAAATTGTCATAGATAAAGCAATGTTGATGTTCAAAGGACACTTTAAATCCCTTTTTAATCAACTGACCTACGCTTAGCAAGTTTTGGTCAATGTTAGGTACATAAAGAACATCTGATATTAATTTGATACTTGAACACGTTGAAATTGTAacagttccttttccttttacagGAATATAGTCACCATTCCCAATTCTAACCTTTGAGACACTAGTTGGCTTCAAATCCTTGAATAGAGTCTTATCATTTGTCATGTGGTTCGTACAACCACTATCAATCAACCAACTTTCACTTGATTCACTACTCAAGAAGCATGTGGCCACAAACAGTTGGTCCTCTTCTTCTTGATTAACAATCTAAGCTCCCTCATCATGGTGATTTTTGTTGGCGCAGATCACCGCTTCATGCCCTATCTGGTTGCACTTGTTACATTTTGCATCTGGTCTCCTCCAACATCTGAAAGGTGCATGACCTTTTTTGCCACAATGCTGACAAggtggataatttttctttttatccttaccTTGGTTGTTTGCACTGTTTTCGCTGCTTGTTGGttgattcttcttgaaaaaatcctttttgctttcatcaatttcatgatgtttggcgggcaaagcaccttcgacaacacgatcttgcctcatcaaccttcgctgctcttgagcttgcagggcatgtagcacttctgccaatgtgattttcgacagatcctttgtgttctccaatgaagctatagatgcttcatacctctccggcaccgttaccaaaattttatctacaattctcgaatcagcaaaatcacttcccaacaactttatcttgttggcaatacccaacaatttgtttgagtattctttgattgtctcTGACTCTTGCATCCTTTGAAGCTCAAATTCCCTCCTTAAATTCAGCACTTGCATGCTTCGTATTCTATCATCTCCAGCGTATTCCTCTTTCAGATAATCCCAAATTGCTTTGGGTGATTTAAGAGTCATGATTCTGATGAATATCATTTGTGAAACACCAGTGAACAAACATGATCTCGcttttgccttcttcatctttctttccttgtgatttttaatttgggccatggtgggattttcaggcagcggatatatttcataatcctTTTCCACAGCATCCCATAAATCCAAAGATTCCATGTAGGATTGCATTTTCACTTCCCAAAGATCATAATTCTCtccatcaaagattggaagagttatgtggAAAAAACTTGCTTCACCTTCCATGGTACAAGTCCCGTAAGAATAAGGCTCtcgataccaattgttggttttgtggaggaaattataaaaaacagaggagagaagagagacaatacgtatgcagagaaaatagaattattctattctaattcaaattgttctcagcaacgatacaataaatagcaaaagataaactaattagataacaagatattagcaaaacaaaatattaaaactaacttgctccttaaagataaGGAATCACTTATTGACTAGGCTAATCTATTAAAACTGACTTACCcctaaaatatagaaaaatcaacttatttactaaatcctattttaaaaattgaaaaataaaatattatgcagttacaaaagtatatcttcaacaCCACCTGCAGATAGTCCTTTGATATTTTTACGTTGCGATCTTTCGGCAGATTCTCTAAAGCTAAGTTCAACGTCTGCATCACGCAATAGAGTGGTAAATTTCATGTATGGatgtttaaaaaaagtaaattcaaaacaagaaagATATCGCAATGAATCACAATAAAATAAACCCTGTCTAATTCAAACTTGTTggataaaagtctcttgacaccGCGTCCATCAAATGTGTTTTCACTGTGGGCAACAATGACAGGTTTCTCTTTAAGAAAATCAACCACGCTCAATGCCACTTTCTTAAATTCTTCCAAAAATGTCTCTTGAGCAGCAGGCTTGTCCAAAGCAGGGCCAGCTTGAGATAGTGCTGGATCCACAATGTTGTTGAAAACCTTGATGAAAAAAAGACAAACCAGGAGGGTAAGGAAATGAAAGAAGGTTGAGACATATTTCTAAATGAAATCTATTTTAACCATGTTTCGATCACACAAATTCTAGTTTCAAAAACATCTTTCAAGGACACAATAGTTGCATTTACCCAAGAATCTGATGTTGGAGGAATTCCTTGATCAACAGTGAGTCTCCCAAAAGCTTCAATCACATGTTCACGAAGGGATCCACTAGGGGACTCAATCTGAGAAAAAATGGATGCCATTTCTGCTTCATAACTTGGACCATTAACAAACTCAAGAAGATCTTCCCCATCCATGCGAAGTATAACAATAGGGTCTTGCTTTAGTCCAGCAGCCATGCCCAAAAGAATGTCCGAGAGAACCTCTTTGAACTCAGTCTTGCTCACTTTTTCTTGCTTGCCATGGGTGAATTCATTCAAGACCTATAGGACAAGTCAATAGAATTTTCTACTCTTTTAGTTTTGTTCAATTAGTAGTACAAATTAATGCATGGATATTTGGGTAGTACATGTAGAAATCATCAAAGGAACTTGGAGacttatattgaaaatataatgacaaatcaaactcttattctaaaaaatataatggatGCAGATTGACATCTTGGTTTACCCAATAATACCTATATACCCCACAAACACATATTGATCCTATATAGAATCCATTTCTGGCTAAAATTACAGCCCACCAGGTAGTTTTTGTTGGTCCAATATATAGTTCTAGCATGATAATAGTACTTCATATTTCATAAATAAcagaataaaaggaaaataaccAAAGGGAAAAGCCCTACGGTAAATCCACATTGTATGCTAACAtgtcatcaaatagaatcatattgcttcttcttctttattggGGCTAAGGTGTCTTGtactctaatttttttagtatttattgtTTGCCCATATTTAGCATATATATAGGTAAGGATTTGCTTTTTCCCAAAGCACGCCACTATAGGAACACCTTTACTTGTCCACAGATGGAGCACTAGCAGTTTGGGTCCCAGGAATCCATCATTAACTATAATAACAGATTAACTTTTTGCTACTCTAAAGTCTAATATAAACTACAAATTTTCCAGCTTTTCAGCAGTAGGGTCTAGAATCAAGTATGGtttaacatataatttattaatttaacatatattaACGGTTATAATTGCCATCTTAACATTGTTTCTTCCTCTAGATACATCACCAGATTCTGTCACCAGGaagataataaaaagaaaaatagagcaGGGCAAGCAATTGCAACAGAAAAAGCTGCTGATTTCCACCGGACCGACCAAGGTAACATGGTTCATGGACTATGGTACTTCTGGGATCAGCTAGAAGTCAAAATTTTGAGAACTTGTTCTAGAAAGTAAGCATCACactaacaataattttaaaaagcatattgttatttaagatttttttcttatccCAAGTTCAGACTCAGACTGTTTCTTCATCTACATCTGAAGCATTAAAAAGTTATAGAGTCTGCAAAGAGGCCACATATacagaaagaaaaatttaacaaatggAAACCAAAAGACATAGGAACCGAAGCAAATCAGAGGACGGTAGTGAGTATTTTATTGATGAAaagtaaacaatttttttcttagtcATCATGACAGTATTGTCAGGGacagaattaaaataataagcaTTCGAATACTGCCAAAGCTTAAGCCAACACAAAAGTCAAATAAAGCTAAATAGCCAGCCCCTTACAACATCAATCTTGTTAGCAAGTCAGTTTGACACTATGTAGCAACCTGTTTGAGTCTTATCACTTGTTTTCTAAGtgggaattataaaaaaatgacaaagacTTGTTAGTTCATTAGTAATTTCTTTCAAATAAAGCCATGTACATCTTCTTTCATGTTTAACCCCCCCACCCAACACACAACATTGCTAAGATTCCAATCCaagatattttcaaaacaagacaaaatcccaaaaaagaaaaaaagtagagatattgggcaagaaaaagaaagaaaagaaaacctcaaaatagATGTGATCTGAATCAGGACTAGTGCCTTGAGCAGGCAAACCAAGACCAGCACCAATGTCAGCAACGGCAGGTTCAAGCTCCTTCATGGAGAGTTTGCCATCTCTGTCTTTatccaactcatcaaacttaTGGTCCACAAAGTTGCTGAAAACTTGCTCGTTTCCAACTAACTCCATAATCTTGGAACCATCCACAATCTCTCCCTTCCCACCATTTTTTCTCTTACTCTCCATTGTTTCTGAGTGGTAAAGGTAACACACTAACACAGTAACACCCTTTTCTTTTGCCTGTGTTTGGTTTATTAATGAGTTTAAGCACAGTGGAGGAGCAGGAGGAAGGAAAGGAAGAAGGTCATTATTATTGTATCTGTCAGCAATGGTGTGAACTGTGAACCCCACACGTGGCTCCCCAaacaaagtatatatat encodes the following:
- the LOC114408417 gene encoding uncharacterized protein LOC114408417 isoform X1, with protein sequence MMIKIYVYIYTLFGEPRVGFTVHTIADRYNNNDLLPFLPPAPPLCLNSLINQTQAKEKGVTVLVCYLYHSETMESKRKNGGKGEIVDGSKIMELVGNEQVFSNFVDHKFDELDKDRDGKLSMKELEPAVADIGAGLGLPAQGTSPDSDHIYFEVLNEFTHGKQEKVSKTEFKEVLSDILLGMAAGLKQDPIVILRMDGEDLLEFVNGPSYEAEMASIFSQIESPSGSLREHVIEAFGRLTVDQGIPPTSDSWVFNNIVDPALSQAGPALDKPAAQETFLEEFKKVALSVVDFLKEKPVIVAHSENTFDGRGVKRLLSNKFELDRTLNLALENLPKDRNVKISKDYLQVALDLVSPSAGLPPVGAIEEIDKVIVEAFKMVNADDTKTVKEDEFKKILSEILGSITLQLEANPISVSSNSVVHEPLGSSSTLLQPSSETA
- the LOC114408417 gene encoding uncharacterized protein LOC114408417 isoform X2, coding for MMIKIYVYIYTLFGEPRVGFTVHTIADRYNNNDLLPFLPPAPPLCLNSLINQTQAKEKGVTVLVCYLYHSETMESKRKNGGKGEIVDGSKIMELVGNEQVFSNFVDHKFDELDKDRDGKLSMKELEPAVADIGAGLGLPAQGTSPDSDHIYFEVLNEFTHGKQEKVSKTEFKEVLSDILLGMAAGLKQDPIVILRMDGEDLLEFVNGPSYEAEMASIFSQIESPSGSLREHVIEAFGRLTVDQGIPPTSDSWVFNNIVDPALSQAGPALDKPAAQETFLEEFKKVALSVVDFLKEKPVIVAHSENTFDGRGVKRLLSNKFELDRTLNLALENLPKDRNVKISKDYLQIDKVIVEAFKMVNADDTKTVKEDEFKKILSEILGSITLQLEANPISVSSNSVVHEPLGSSSTLLQPSSETA